GGCGTGGTCATGCCGAGCAGCCCCGTGGTGCTCGTCGCCGCGGACCTCGCCCCCTCCGACACGGCCGGGCTCGACCCGACGGTCGTGGTGGGCCTGGTGACCGAGCGCGGCGGCGCCACCAGCCACACCGCGATCATCGCGCGCCAGCTCGGCATCCCCTGCGTGGTCGGCGTCGCCGGGGTGCTCGCCGTCGAGGCGGGCGTCGACGTGCTGGTCGACGGCACGGCCGGCGTGCTCGAGGTGCGGCCCGACCCCGCCTCCGCCGAGCGCCGGGTGCGCGACGACGCCGAGCTCCGCGCCACGACCGCGGCCTGGACCGGGCCGGCGGCGACCAGCGACGGCGTGCGCGTCAAGCTCCTCGCCAACGTCGCGGACCCGGCGTCCGCCCGGGCGGCGACGGAGGAGCCCGTCGAGGGCGTCGGCCTGTTCCGCACGGAGCTCTCCTTCCTCGACCGCCCGACCGAGCCCACCACCGCGGAGCAGGCGGAGCTCTACAAGGCCGTCTTCGCGCCGTACGCGGAGGCCGGCCACCACGTGGTCGTCCGCACGCTCGACGCGGGCTCCGACAAGCCGATCGCCTTCGCGACCCACGAGGGGGAGGAGAACCCGGCGCTCGGCGTCCGCGGCCTCCGGCTCGCGGCCGACAACCCCGGCCTCCTCACCCACCAGCTGGACGCCGTCGCCGACGCGGCGGCCGCGACCGGCGTGGAGGCGTGGGTGATGGCGCCGATGGTCGCGACCCGCGACGAGGCCGAGGCCTTCGCGGAGCAGGTCCACGCCCGCGGGCTCAAGGCCGGCGCCATGGTCGAGGTCCCGGCCGTCGCGGTGCTCGCCCACCGCGTGCTCGAGGTCGTCGACTTCCTCTCGATCGGCACCAACGACCTGACGCAGTACACGATGGCCGCCGACCGGCTCGCCAGCGACCTCGCCCACCTCACCGACCCCTGGCAGCCCGCTGTCCTGCACCTCGTCGCCATCACGGCGGCGGCGGGCCAGCAGGCCGGGAAGCCCGTCGGCGTCTGCGGCGAGGCGGCGGCGGACCCGCTGCTCGCCTGCGCGCTCGTCGGCATGGGCATCACGTCGCTGTCGATGGCGCCCAGCGCCGTGCGCGCGGTCGGGGCGCAGCTGGCGCGGGTGACGGCGGAGCAGTGCCGGGAGGCGGCCGACGCGGTGCTCGGGGCGGTCGACCCGACGGCGGCGCGGGCCGCGGCCCGCGCGGTGCTCGTCGGCTGATCCCGGCTGATCCCGGCTGGTCCCGGCGTTTTGGGGGGCCTCCCCGGGGGCTGCTACCTTTCTGCGGTTGCCGTCAGAACGGCCGCGGATCGTAGTGCCCGGGTGGACAGGCCCCGGCGCGCCGCGCAACGAGCGAGAGGAGCCCGCATGTCGATCGGAACCGATGCGGAGACCAAGAAGAAGATCATGGCCGAGTACGGCACGACGCCCGGTGACACGGGCTCGCCCGAGGTCCAGATCGCACTGCTGAGCCACCGGATCTCGCACCTGACGGAGCACCTCAAGCAGCACAAGCACGACCACCACAGCCGTCGTGGTCTGCTGCTGCTCGTCGGCCAGCGTCGCCGCCTGCTCAACTACCTGAACAAGACGGACATCAACCGTTACCGCTCGATCATCGAGCGCCTCGGCCTCCGTCGTTGATCGCGCCAGGAGCGGTCGCCCAGCCCGGGCGGCCGCTCCTGCTGCATCCGGCCTGCTCCACTTCGGCGGGACGACCCGCTAAGGTCGGAGCCGGTGCACCACCGCACCACCTGCACCACTGATCGACTGAGTTCCATCCACACCAGGAGCGGCCCGCACCGTCCGGCCCGGTCCTCGGTAGTGGCCCTCGGATCCCCGGTGGCCTCCTCACGGAGGCCGCCCGGATGCTCCGCGGGCCTCGATCGAAGACCGGCACGCAGCACCGCGGGAACCACTACTACCGGCCCCGCCGTGCGCGGACGGCCACCACGCGGCGAGTGCCGGGTGGGCATCGCGGCTCGCTCCGCACACAGAACAGGGATCTCCTTGACCGAGACCACTCCTGCCGGCCCCGTCATCTCGGCGGTCGAGACCGTCCTCGACAACGGCCGCTTCGGCAAGCGCACCATCAAGTTCGAGACGGGCCTGCTGGCCCGTCAGGCCGCCGGCTCCGTGACGGCCTACCTCGACGACGACACGATGCTGCTGTCCGCCACCACCGCGGGCAAGCACCCCAAGGACCACTTCGACTTCTTCCCCCTGACGATCGACGTCGAGGAGCGGATGTACGCCGCGGGCCAGATCCCCGGCTCGTTCTTCCGCTCCGAGGGGCGCCCGGGCGAGGACGCGATCCTCGCCTGCCGGCTCATCGACCGCCCGCTGCGCCCGACCTTCAAGAAGGGCCTGCGCAACGAGGTCCAGGTCGTCATCACCGTCATGGCGCTCAACCCCGACGCGCCCTACGACGTGCTCGCGATCAACGCCGCGTCGATGTCGACGCAGCTCTCGGGCCTGCCCTTCTCCGGCCCCGTCGGCGGCGTGCGCGTCGCCCTCATCGAGGGCCAGTGGGTCGCGTTCCCGACGCACACGCAGCTCGAGGACGCGGTCTTCGACATGGTCGTCGCCGGCCGCGTCACCGAGACCGGCGACGTCGCGATCATGATGGTCGAGGCGGAGGCCACCGAGGGCAGCTGGAACCTGGTGCGCAGCGGCACGCAGGCGCCGACCGAGGAGGTCGTCGCCGGCGGTCTCGACGCGGCCAAGCCCTTCATCAAGCAGCTCGTCGAGGCCCAGGCGGAGCTCGCCAAGGCCGCCGCGAAGCCGGTCGTCGACTTCCCGATCTTCCTCGACTACGAGGACGACGTGTACGCCGCGGTCGAGGGCGCCGTCTCCGAGCAGACCGCCGCCGCGCTGACCATCGCCGGCAAGCAGGAGCGCGAGGAGCGCCTCGACGCCGTCAAGGCCGAGCTCGTCGAGAAGATCGGTGCGGACTTCGAGGGTCGTGAGAAGGAGGTCGGCGCCGCGTTCCGCTCGCTGACCAAGCAGCTCATGCGCGAGCGCGTGCTGCGCGACAAGGTCCGCATGGACGGGCGCGGCCTCGCCGACATCCGGCCGCTGCACGCCGAGGTCGGCGTGATCCCGCGCGTCCACGGCTCGTCGCTCTTCGAGCGCGGCGAGACCCAGATCCTGGGCGTCACCACCCTCGGCATGCTCAAGATGGAGCAGCAGCTCGACACGCTGTCGCCGGAGAAGCACCGCCGCTACATGCACAAGTACGTCTTCCCGCCGTTCTCCACCGGTGAGACGGGCCGCGTCGGCTCGCCCAAGCGCCGCGAGATCGGCCACGGTGCGCTCGCCCGCCGCGCGCTCCTGCCGGTGCTGCCGTCGCGCGAGGAGTTCCCCTACGCGATCCGCCAGCTCTCCGAGGCCATGGGCTCCAACGGCTCCACCTCGATGGGCTCGGTCTGCGCCTCGACGCTCGGCCTGCTCCACGCCGGCGTGCCGCTCAAGGCGCCGGTCGCGGGCATCGCGATGGGCCTCATCTCCGGTGAGGTCGACGGCCAGACGCAGTACGTCGCGCTCACCGACATCCTCGGCGCCGAGGACGCGATGGGCGACATGGACTTCAAGGTCGCCGGCACGCGCGAGTTCGTCACGGCGCTGCAGCTCGACACCAAGCTCGACGGCATCCCGGCGCAGGTCCTGGCCGGCGCCCTGACGCAGGCCCGCGACGCCCGTCTCGCGATCCTCGACGTCATGGCCGGCGCCATCGAGGCCCCGGCGGAGATGTCCTCGACCGCGCCGCGGATTATCACCGTGAAGATCCCCGTCGACAAGATCGGCGAGGTCATCGGCCCCAAGGGCAAGGTCATCAACCAGATCCAGGACGACACGGGCGCCCAGATCTCGATCGAGGACGACGGCACGATCTACATCGGTGCCAACGAGGGCTCGGCCGCCGAGGCCGCCCGCTCCGCGATCAACGCGATCGCCAACCCGACGATGCCCGAGGTCGGCGAGCGCTACCTCGGCACCGTCGTGAAGACGACGAACTTCGGTGCGTTCGTCGCCCTGATGCCGGGCAAGGACGGCCTGCTGCACATCACGAAGCTGCGGGCTCTCAACGACGGCAAGCGCGTCGAGTCCGTCGACGACGTCGTCTCGGTCGGCCAGAAGATCCAGGTCGAGATCGGCGAGATCGACGACCGCGGCAAGCTGTCGCTGGTCCCGGTCGTCGAGGACGCGGACGCTCCCGCGGCGGACGCCGAGGGTGGCGACTCCGCCGAGTGACCTCGCTCCACGAGCACGCCCCGGCCGGTCAGCAGCTCCCTGCTGACCGGCCGGTCGCGTTGCAGCCGCTGCCCGCGGGTGTGCGACGCACGGTGCTCCCCAGCGGGCTGAGGATCGTCACGGAGCACGTGGCGGGCGTGCGGTCCGCCGCGATCGGCGTCTGGATCGGCGTGGGCTCTGCCCACGAGACCCCGGCGCTCCACGGCGGCTCGCACTTCCTCGAGCACGTGCTCTTCAAGGGCACCGACACGCGGTCGGCGCTCGACATCTCGGTGCAGCTCGACGAGGTGGGCGCGGAGGTGAACGCCTTCACGGCGAAGGAGTACACGTGCTTCCACGCGCGGGTGCTCGACACCGACGTGCCGCTCGCCGTCGACGTGCTCGGCGACATGCTCACCTCCTCGGTGATCACGGACGAGGACGTCGAGGCGGAGCGCGAGGTGATCCTCGACGAGATCGCGATGCACGACGACGACCCGGACGACGTGGTGCACAACCTGTTCGCCGAGCAGGCGTGGGGGGACACGCCGTACGGCCGGCCCATCGCCGGGACGGAGGACTCGATCGCCGCCCTCACGGCGGAGCAGGTGCGCGACTTCTGGCGCACGCACTACCGGGCCCCCGGGATCGTCGTGTCCGCGGCCGGCAACGTCGACCACGACGAGGTGGTGCGCCTCGTGCTCGCAGCCTTCGGCCGCCGCGGGTTCCTGGACCAGGTCGCCGACCCGGTCCCGGCGCCGCTCCTGCACGCGCCCGCGCGGCCGGCGGCGCAGCCCGTCAACGCCGGCACGATCGTCGCCGAGCGGGGCTTCGAGCAGGTCAACGTGGTGCTCGGTCGCCGCGGCCTGGCTCGCGGCGACGAGCGCCGCTTCGCGATGGGCATCCTCACCACCGGGCTCGGCGGCGGCACGTCGTCGCGGTTGTTCCAGGAGGTGCGCGAGCGCCGCGGCCTGGCCTACTCGGTCTACTCCTTCACGACCCAGCACGTCGGCGCAGGCCTCGTGGGGGTCGGCGTCGGGGTGCTGCCGTCCAAGCTGGACGCCACGCTCGACGTGGTGCGCCGCGAGCTCGAGGTCGTCGCCGAGCGTGGTCTCGACGCCGACGAGGTACGCCGCGGGGCCGGCCAGCTGCGGGCCGGGCTCGTCATGGGGCTGGAGGACACCGCCTCCCGGATGCACCGCCTCGGCAAGGCCGAGATCATCGGCGACCGCCTGCTGGACGTCGACGCCGTCATCGCCCGCATCGACGCGGTCACGCCGGAGGACGTCGCCGCGCTCGCGGCGGAGGTGCTGCGGGGGCCCGAGGTGCTGGCGGTCGTCCGCCCCGGCTGAGACCCGTGCCGGTGCTGGAGCCGGGGCCGGTTCGCCGGTCCCGGCTCAGCCCGCTCAGTCCTGGGCCGTCACGCGCTGGCCGATGACGGCGAACGCGGCGGGCTGCTGGCTCTGCAGCACCGACACGCGGAACCCGCCGTCGGCCAGCGCGGTCGTGGCGGCCTCGATGACGCGCGCCCTGCCCTCGGGCATGGTCGCCTCGTAGAAGAGGTACGCCCGGCCGCCGGGCAGCAGCTTCTCGTGGAGCAGGGCGATCTCGTCGGTGGCCTGGCGCACCCAGAACAGGTTGACGTTGAACGCGAAGGCCTTGTGCAGCCGCTTGACCGGCACGCGCAGCGTCGCGAGGTCGATCTGGCGCACCGTGAGGCGCCCCGCCTCGACGTACTGCGCGCAGCGTCGCTTCGTGCGGTCCACCCCCGACTCCGAGCGGTCGATCGCGAACAGCTTGCCCGACTCGAGACGGGAGCAGACGAGCTCGGCGGCCGCGCCGGGACCGCAACCGATCTCCAGCAGCTGGTCGCCGGGCTGGACGTCCATGACGTCCACGCCCCAGCGGATGCGCGCGGGGATGGTCTGCTGCCTCATGCGGTACAGCCTGCCACCTCGCCGGAGCGGTTGCACCGACCGCCTCGCCCTGCGGCGTCCCGCGTGCCCTAGGTTGGGGCCTCGTGAGCGACAACGCAGCGGGTACGACGACGTCCAGCCCCCTCCGTGTCGGCGTGCTCGGCGCGCGGGGCAAGGTGGGTCGGGAGATCTGCGCCGCGGTGGACGCGGCCGACGACCTGGCCCTCGTCGCGGAGGTCGACGCCGGTGACGATGTCGACGTGCTGCGCACCAACGGGGCGCAGGTCGTCGTCGACTTCACCCACCCCGACGTCGTGATGGCGAACCTGGAGTTCTGCATCGCGCAGGGCATCCACGCGGTCGTGGGCACCACGGGCTTCGACGACGACCGGCTCGCGACCCTCCGCGGCTGGCTGGCCGACGCGCCGGCCACCGGCGTGCTCATCGCGCCCAACTTCTCGATCGGCGCGGTGCTGATGATGCGCTTCGCGGCCGAGGCCGCCCGCTTCTACGACTCCGTCGAGATCGTCGAGCTGCACCACCCCACGAAGGCCGACGCCCCCTCGGGCACGGCCCGGCGCACCGCCGAGCTGGTCGCCGCCGCCCGCCGGGCGGCGGGCAGCCCGCCCATGCCCGACGCGACGTCCACCGGGCTGGAGGGTGCGCGCGGGGCCGACGTCGACGGCGTCCGTGTCCACGCCCTGCGGATCCGCGGGATGATCGCCCACCAGGAGGTCGTGCTGGGGGGACCGGGGGAGACGCTCACCATCCGCCACGACTCGATGGACCGCGCCTCGTTCGCCCCGGGCGTGCTGCTGGGCGTCCGCGCGATCGCCGACCACCCGGGCCTCACGGTCGGTCTCGAGCACCTGCTCGAGCTCGACTGACCCTCAGCCGAGCCCGGCGGCGCGCAGCCCGGCGGCCGTGGCCGCCGCGAGCACGACGACGACGAGGAAGCCCGCGCGCAACGTCAGCGCGACGGCGGCCACCGCCAGCGCCGCCAGGCGTGCGTCGACGACCAGGCGGGCGCCGTCCGCCGCTGCCTGCACCGCGACGAGCGCGGCGAGCAGGGCCACGGGCAGGGTGAGCGCGATGCGCCGCACCAGCGGTCGCTCCAGCACCCCGGACGGCAGGGACAGGCCCGCGAGCTTGAGCGCGTAGCAACCGCCGGCGAGCACCAGGATCGCCGCCCACGTCGAGCTCATGCGGCCGCCCCGGACGCCCCGGACGCCCCGGACGCCCCGGACCCCGGCGGCGTTCGGGTGGGCAGGAGCGCGGCGACCACGGCGACGGACGCCGCGGCGAGCACCGGCACCCCGGCGGGCGTGAACGGCACCAGGGCCAGCGCGAGGGCCCCGGCGGCGAGCGCCACGGCGACGGCGGACCCGTCGGCGAGCCGGGGCCAGAGCAGCGCGAGGAACGCGGCGCCCACGGCGGCGTCCAGCCCGAAGGTGCGGGGGTCGCCGAGGGCCGTGCCCGCGAGGGCGCCGACGAAGGTCATGAGGTTCCACAGCACGAACACCGCGCCGCCGGTGACGAGGAAGCCGAGCCGTGCCAGCGGCCGGTCGTCCTGGACGGTCGCGACGGCGCTCGACTCGTCGATCACGAGCTGGGCGGCCCCGGCCCGGCGAAGTCCGCGCCACCGGAGGCGGTCGGCGAGACCGAGCCCGTAGAGCGTGTTGCGGGCGCCCAGCATGAGCCCGGTCGCGGCGCCCGACCACGGCGACCCGCCCGCGGCCAGCACGCCCACGAAGGCGAACTGCGAGGCGCCCGTGAACACCAGGAACGACAGGGCGCAGGTCTGGAGGACGCTCAGGCCGGAGGCGACGCCCACGGCGCCGAAGGACGTGCCGTAGAGGCCCGTCGCGACCCCGATCGCGAGACCCTGACGCACGAGGGCGCGGCGTTCGGCGGTCGGGTCGGGCACCCCGCGAGGCTAGGTCACGCGGTCGCCCGGGCGCGGGCCGGGTCGCCCGGTCCCCCGGGTCGGTCGGGTCGGTCGGGTCGGTCGGGTCGGTCGGGTCGGTCGGGTCGGTCGGGCCCGTCAGCCGTGGTGGGGGTCGCGCACGAGCACGACGGCGGCGAGCAGGCCGGCGGCGATCCCCGCGGCCAGGCCGGTCGGCACGACCACCGGTACGGCGCTGCCGATGCCCGCGAGCAGACCGGCGGCCACGCCTGCCACGAGGGCGACGAGCACGAGGAGGTGGCGGTGACGCCGGGGCAGGGGACCGAGCACGCGCTTCCTCCTCGGGTCTGAATGGGTGACGGGGGTCACATCATGCCCGATCGGGCCGCGGAGACCAACCTCCCTCGGGGTGATCCGCGGGCTCACCTCAGACCAGGGAGGTGTGCAGGCGGACCTGGGTCACCTCGGTGCCGTCCTCGTCGGCGAGCGCCCGGTGCGCCCCGTCCGGCGCCCATCCGGCCGCGGCGAGGAGCGCGCGCCGCGGGTCGTCGGTCGACTCGAGCCAGGCGGTGGCGTGCTCGAAACCGTCGGCGCGCCAGGTGTCGACGCAGGCGTGGAGGAGGCGGGAGCCGTGCCCGCGGCCGCGCGCCGAGGGCGCGACCGCGATCTCCGCCAGCTGGGCGTCACGAGCCGGCGAGGCGTCGGGGTCGGGATCGGGGCCGACCACGGCGTATCCCACGAGCCGGTCGCCCTCGAGGGCGACCAGCACGCGGAGCCGGGCGTCGCCCGGGGCGGTGAGCGAGCGTCGCCAGGCGGTGGCGACGTCGGAGGCCTCGGGAAGGGCGTGGGGCGCGGTGAGGCGCTCCGTCCAGGCGGCGAGCTGCAGCTCGGCCAGCGCCTCGGCGTCGCGGGCCCAGGCGACCCGCACGCCGTGGTCGGTCACCGGTAGGTGTCCGCCATCCGCTCACCGATCTTGCGCTGCGGCTTGGGCAGGCGCAGCGGCTTGATCTGCATCGAGCGCGTCACCGCGTAGAACATCAGGCCCTTCGCCGAGGGGTCCTCGAGACGCTTGCGGGCCTCGCGCGCCAGCCGGATCCGCAGCCAGGTCAGGTCGAGCACGATGAGCAGCAGCAGGGCGGTGAAGATGAGGTAGCCCGCGCTGACCATGCTGGCGTTACCCGACCACTGGAGCACCAGCGAGAGGAGCATCAGCGGCAGCACGAGCTCGGTGAACCCGAAGCGGGTGTCGACGAGGTCGCGGACGAACCGCTTGCGGGGACCGCGGTCGCGCGCGGGCATGAACCGGTCGTCGCCGGTGCGCATGGCCTCGCGGACCTTGTTCTGCCGGGCCATCCGCTCCTCGCGGGCCTTGGCGTTCAGCTCCTTGCGGGAGCGCGCGGGCTTGGCGCGGGCACGGGCGGCGGCCTCGGCCTCGCGCCGCGACGGGGTGGGGCGTCCCTTGCCCCCGGGGCGCGGTGCGTCGCCGGCGGCGACCTCCTCCGCGGGGGAGGGGGTGGACTTCTCGCTGGCGGTGGAGCTGCGACGGAACAACGGGGCCTCACGGGACGAGCGGCCCGCGCGGCGGACCGGTGGATCGGGCGGGACGGGCACGCCGCACCGGCGCGCCACACGTGCGCATCCTAGCGGTCGGCCCCCTCCGCGGAGCCCGGCACCGGTGTCGCCCCCGCTTGAGGTTTGCCCCTAGTGTGGAGCGGGAAGCCGCAGCGGCGGCCGGCCGCGTCGTCGCGGCCGATCGTCCGCTCAGGTCGCGAGCCGTTCGAGGAGAGGCACCCCGATGAGTCTGATGAAGCGCATGAGCCTGATCTTCAGGTCGAAGGCGAACAAGGCCCTCGACCGTGCCGAGGATCCTCGCGAGACGCTCGACTACAGCTACCAGCGCCAGATCGAGCTCCTGAGCAAGGTACGACGCGGTGTCGCCGACGTCGCCACGAGCCGCAAGCGGGTCGAGCTGCAGATCAACCAGCTCCAGCAGCAGGCCGACAAGCTCCAGGACCAGGCGCAGAAGGCCATCCAGGTCGGGCGCGAGGACCTGGCGCGCGAGGCGCTGACCCGCAAGTCGGGCCTCGGCCAGCAGATCGCCGACCTCCAGACCCAGCACACGCAGCTCCAGGGCGAGGAGGAAAAGCTCGTTCTCGCCCAGCAGCGCCTGCAGGCGAAGGTCGAGTCCTTCCGCACGCGCAAGGAGACCATCAAGGCGACCTACACGGCCGCCGAGGCGCAGACGCGCATCAACGAGGCGATGTCCGGCATCGGCGAGGAGATGGGCGACGTCGGCATGGCCATCCAGCGGGCCGAGGACAAGACGGCGCAGATGCAGGCGCGCGCCGGCGCGATCGACGAGCTGCTCGCCTCCGGCGCGCTCGACGACGCCTCGTCCCTCAACCGCGGCGACGACATCGCCCGCGAGCTCGACGCGCTCAGCTCGTCCGCCGACGTCGAGGCGGAGCTCGCGGCGCTGAAGGGTCTCTCCGCCCCGTCCTCGCCCCAGGCCATCGAGGGTGGGGCCGGCAGCGGCGACATCCTGCAGGGCGAGGCCCAGAAGCAGAAGGAGGGCGGGCAGGCATGATCGTCCGCATCCTCGGCGAGGGCCAGTTCGACATCACCGACGCCTGCTTCGAGTCGCTGAACGTGCTCGACGACGCGGTCGAGAAGGCCGTGGAGGACGGCGACGAGGCGGCCTTCCGCCCCGCGCTCGCGGCCCTGCTGGCCGGCGTGCGCGCGGAGGGCGTGCCCCACGACCCGGAGTCGCTCGACGAGTCCGACCTCATCCTGCCCCCGGAGGACGCCTCGATCGACGAGGTGCGGGAGATGCTGGGTGACGAGGGCCTGATCCCCGGCTGACGCCGGGTCGCCGATGGCGCGCACGCGCTTCCTCCACGACTCCGGGCTGACCGCCCGGATGACGCTGGTGATGTTCCTGCTGGGCGGCCTGTTCGTCGCCCTCGTGGTCGCCCTCATGGTGGCCGTGCGGAGCCCGGGTCTCGCGATGGTCGTGGGCATCGCGGGACTGGCCATCGCCTTCTTCCAGTGGTGGACCTCCGACACCATGGCCATGCGGGCGATGCGGGCCCGCGAGGTCAGCCCGCAGGAGGCCCCGGAGCTGCACGGCATGATCGACCGGCTCTGCGCGCTGGCGGACATGCCCAAGCCGCGCGTCGGGGTCGCCGACATGGACATCCCCAACGCGTTCGCCACGGGACGCTCGCCCAACCGGGCCGTCGTCTGCGTGACGACCGGCATCCTGCGCCGCCTCGACGCGGAGGAGCTCGAGGCGGTGCTCGCCCACGAGCTGTCCCACGTGGCCCACCGGGACGTCATGGTCATGACCATCGCCTCGTCGGCCGGCATCGTCGCCGGCATGGTGACGCGGGGTGCGCAGTTCGGTGCCTTCTCCGGCGCCGGGCGGAGCCGCAACGACAAGAACAGCGGCGCCCTGCTGCTGGTGGCGCTCGTCGTCTCGCTCGTCGTCTACGCGATCAGCTTCTTCCTGACGCGCCTGCTGTCGCGCTACCGCGAGCTGTGCGCGGACCGTGCGGGTGCGTACCTGACGATGAAGCCGGCCAAGCTCGCCTCGGCGCTGCAGAAGATCACGGGCGAGATGGCCTCCATCCCGCAG
This Nocardioides alkalitolerans DNA region includes the following protein-coding sequences:
- the ptsP gene encoding phosphoenolpyruvate--protein phosphotransferase; translated protein: MSVLTAADSTDAPVLRGTPVVPGVAHAPVLRVATEVDPAAVARFRAAAPADEEGALAAYDAAAAAVADGFSERAGRVEGAAAQVLTASAGLARDRGLRSAVRKQLRAGADLLGAVEAAVDTFVALFEQQGGLMAERVTDLRDIERRLVARLAGAPEPGVVMPSSPVVLVAADLAPSDTAGLDPTVVVGLVTERGGATSHTAIIARQLGIPCVVGVAGVLAVEAGVDVLVDGTAGVLEVRPDPASAERRVRDDAELRATTAAWTGPAATSDGVRVKLLANVADPASARAATEEPVEGVGLFRTELSFLDRPTEPTTAEQAELYKAVFAPYAEAGHHVVVRTLDAGSDKPIAFATHEGEENPALGVRGLRLAADNPGLLTHQLDAVADAAAATGVEAWVMAPMVATRDEAEAFAEQVHARGLKAGAMVEVPAVAVLAHRVLEVVDFLSIGTNDLTQYTMAADRLASDLAHLTDPWQPAVLHLVAITAAAGQQAGKPVGVCGEAAADPLLACALVGMGITSLSMAPSAVRAVGAQLARVTAEQCREAADAVLGAVDPTAARAAARAVLVG
- the rpsO gene encoding 30S ribosomal protein S15, with protein sequence MSIGTDAETKKKIMAEYGTTPGDTGSPEVQIALLSHRISHLTEHLKQHKHDHHSRRGLLLLVGQRRRLLNYLNKTDINRYRSIIERLGLRR
- a CDS encoding polyribonucleotide nucleotidyltransferase; the encoded protein is MTETTPAGPVISAVETVLDNGRFGKRTIKFETGLLARQAAGSVTAYLDDDTMLLSATTAGKHPKDHFDFFPLTIDVEERMYAAGQIPGSFFRSEGRPGEDAILACRLIDRPLRPTFKKGLRNEVQVVITVMALNPDAPYDVLAINAASMSTQLSGLPFSGPVGGVRVALIEGQWVAFPTHTQLEDAVFDMVVAGRVTETGDVAIMMVEAEATEGSWNLVRSGTQAPTEEVVAGGLDAAKPFIKQLVEAQAELAKAAAKPVVDFPIFLDYEDDVYAAVEGAVSEQTAAALTIAGKQEREERLDAVKAELVEKIGADFEGREKEVGAAFRSLTKQLMRERVLRDKVRMDGRGLADIRPLHAEVGVIPRVHGSSLFERGETQILGVTTLGMLKMEQQLDTLSPEKHRRYMHKYVFPPFSTGETGRVGSPKRREIGHGALARRALLPVLPSREEFPYAIRQLSEAMGSNGSTSMGSVCASTLGLLHAGVPLKAPVAGIAMGLISGEVDGQTQYVALTDILGAEDAMGDMDFKVAGTREFVTALQLDTKLDGIPAQVLAGALTQARDARLAILDVMAGAIEAPAEMSSTAPRIITVKIPVDKIGEVIGPKGKVINQIQDDTGAQISIEDDGTIYIGANEGSAAEAARSAINAIANPTMPEVGERYLGTVVKTTNFGAFVALMPGKDGLLHITKLRALNDGKRVESVDDVVSVGQKIQVEIGEIDDRGKLSLVPVVEDADAPAADAEGGDSAE
- a CDS encoding pitrilysin family protein encodes the protein MTSLHEHAPAGQQLPADRPVALQPLPAGVRRTVLPSGLRIVTEHVAGVRSAAIGVWIGVGSAHETPALHGGSHFLEHVLFKGTDTRSALDISVQLDEVGAEVNAFTAKEYTCFHARVLDTDVPLAVDVLGDMLTSSVITDEDVEAEREVILDEIAMHDDDPDDVVHNLFAEQAWGDTPYGRPIAGTEDSIAALTAEQVRDFWRTHYRAPGIVVSAAGNVDHDEVVRLVLAAFGRRGFLDQVADPVPAPLLHAPARPAAQPVNAGTIVAERGFEQVNVVLGRRGLARGDERRFAMGILTTGLGGGTSSRLFQEVRERRGLAYSVYSFTTQHVGAGLVGVGVGVLPSKLDATLDVVRRELEVVAERGLDADEVRRGAGQLRAGLVMGLEDTASRMHRLGKAEIIGDRLLDVDAVIARIDAVTPEDVAALAAEVLRGPEVLAVVRPG
- a CDS encoding class I SAM-dependent methyltransferase — translated: MRQQTIPARIRWGVDVMDVQPGDQLLEIGCGPGAAAELVCSRLESGKLFAIDRSESGVDRTKRRCAQYVEAGRLTVRQIDLATLRVPVKRLHKAFAFNVNLFWVRQATDEIALLHEKLLPGGRAYLFYEATMPEGRARVIEAATTALADGGFRVSVLQSQQPAAFAVIGQRVTAQD
- the dapB gene encoding 4-hydroxy-tetrahydrodipicolinate reductase, giving the protein MSDNAAGTTTSSPLRVGVLGARGKVGREICAAVDAADDLALVAEVDAGDDVDVLRTNGAQVVVDFTHPDVVMANLEFCIAQGIHAVVGTTGFDDDRLATLRGWLADAPATGVLIAPNFSIGAVLMMRFAAEAARFYDSVEIVELHHPTKADAPSGTARRTAELVAAARRAAGSPPMPDATSTGLEGARGADVDGVRVHALRIRGMIAHQEVVLGGPGETLTIRHDSMDRASFAPGVLLGVRAIADHPGLTVGLEHLLELD
- a CDS encoding AzlD domain-containing protein; the encoded protein is MSSTWAAILVLAGGCYALKLAGLSLPSGVLERPLVRRIALTLPVALLAALVAVQAAADGARLVVDARLAALAVAAVALTLRAGFLVVVVLAAATAAGLRAAGLG
- a CDS encoding AzlC family ABC transporter permease gives rise to the protein MPDPTAERRALVRQGLAIGVATGLYGTSFGAVGVASGLSVLQTCALSFLVFTGASQFAFVGVLAAGGSPWSGAATGLMLGARNTLYGLGLADRLRWRGLRRAGAAQLVIDESSAVATVQDDRPLARLGFLVTGGAVFVLWNLMTFVGALAGTALGDPRTFGLDAAVGAAFLALLWPRLADGSAVAVALAAGALALALVPFTPAGVPVLAAASVAVVAALLPTRTPPGSGASGASGASGAAA
- a CDS encoding GNAT family N-acetyltransferase; protein product: MTDHGVRVAWARDAEALAELQLAAWTERLTAPHALPEASDVATAWRRSLTAPGDARLRVLVALEGDRLVGYAVVGPDPDPDASPARDAQLAEIAVAPSARGRGHGSRLLHACVDTWRADGFEHATAWLESTDDPRRALLAAAGWAPDGAHRALADEDGTEVTQVRLHTSLV
- a CDS encoding DUF3043 domain-containing protein; translated protein: MFRRSSTASEKSTPSPAEEVAAGDAPRPGGKGRPTPSRREAEAAARARAKPARSRKELNAKAREERMARQNKVREAMRTGDDRFMPARDRGPRKRFVRDLVDTRFGFTELVLPLMLLSLVLQWSGNASMVSAGYLIFTALLLLIVLDLTWLRIRLAREARKRLEDPSAKGLMFYAVTRSMQIKPLRLPKPQRKIGERMADTYR
- a CDS encoding PspA/IM30 family protein; translated protein: MSLMKRMSLIFRSKANKALDRAEDPRETLDYSYQRQIELLSKVRRGVADVATSRKRVELQINQLQQQADKLQDQAQKAIQVGREDLAREALTRKSGLGQQIADLQTQHTQLQGEEEKLVLAQQRLQAKVESFRTRKETIKATYTAAEAQTRINEAMSGIGEEMGDVGMAIQRAEDKTAQMQARAGAIDELLASGALDDASSLNRGDDIARELDALSSSADVEAELAALKGLSAPSSPQAIEGGAGSGDILQGEAQKQKEGGQA